One genomic segment of Streptomyces sp. TLI_146 includes these proteins:
- a CDS encoding metal-sulfur cluster assembly factor yields the protein MTENAEATLKPASEEEVREALYDVVDPELGIDVVNLGLIYGIHIDDANIATLDMTLTSAACPLTDVIEDQAKSATEGIVNELKINWVWMPPWGPDKITDDGREQLRALGFNV from the coding sequence ATGACCGAGAACGCAGAGGCCACCTTGAAGCCGGCCTCGGAGGAAGAAGTCCGCGAGGCGCTGTACGACGTCGTCGACCCCGAGCTGGGCATCGACGTCGTCAACCTGGGCCTCATCTACGGCATCCACATCGACGACGCCAACATCGCGACGCTGGACATGACCCTGACGTCGGCGGCCTGCCCGCTGACCGATGTGATCGAGGACCAGGCGAAGTCCGCGACGGAGGGCATCGTCAACGAGCTCAAGATCAACTGGGTCTGGATGCCGCCGTGGGGGCCGGACAAGATCACGGATGATGGACGCGAGCAGCTGCGGGCGCTCGGGTTCAACGTCTGA
- the sufU gene encoding Fe-S cluster assembly sulfur transfer protein SufU, with the protein MKLDSMYQDVILDHYKHPHGRGLRDGDAEVHHVNPTCGDEITLRVKYAGSRIEDVSYEGQGCSISQASASVLNDLLVGKDLAEAQRIQETFLELMQSKGQLEPDDAMEEVLEDAVAFAGVSKYPARVKCALLSWMAWKDATAQALGAGAERKSA; encoded by the coding sequence GTGAAGCTGGATTCGATGTACCAGGACGTCATCCTGGACCACTACAAGCACCCCCACGGGCGGGGCTTGCGGGACGGTGACGCCGAGGTGCACCACGTGAACCCGACGTGCGGCGACGAGATCACCCTCCGGGTGAAGTACGCGGGCTCGCGGATCGAGGACGTCTCGTACGAGGGCCAGGGCTGCTCCATCAGCCAGGCCAGCGCCTCGGTCCTCAACGACCTGCTGGTCGGCAAGGACCTGGCCGAGGCGCAGCGGATCCAGGAGACCTTCCTGGAGCTGATGCAGTCCAAGGGCCAGCTGGAGCCGGACGACGCGATGGAGGAGGTCCTGGAGGACGCGGTGGCTTTCGCCGGCGTCTCCAAGTACCCCGCGCGCGTCAAGTGTGCTCTGCTGAGCTGGATGGCCTGGAAGGACGCGACGGCCCAGGCGCTGGGCGCCGGAGCCGAGAGGAAGAGCGCATGA
- a CDS encoding cysteine desulfurase, with protein MTQLPGLLTGSHLLDEAIRKDFPLLDRVVHDGKKIVYLDSAATSQKPRQVLDALNEYYERHNANVHRGVYTVAEEATALYEGARDKVAAFINAPSRDEVIFTKNASESLNLVANMLGWADEPYRVDHETEIVITEMEHHSNIVPWQLLSQRTGAKLKWFGLTDDGRLDLSNIDEIITEKTKIVSFTLVSNLLGTVNPVEAIVRRAQEVGALLCIDASQAAPHMPLDVQALQADFVAFTGHKMCGPTGIGVLWGRQELLEDLPPFLGGGEMIETVSMHSSTYAPAPHKFEAGTPPIAQAVGLGAAVDYLSAIGMDKIAAHEHAITEYAVKRLQEVPDLRIIGPTTAEDRGAAISFVLGDIHPHDVGQVLDEEGIAVRVGHHCARPVCLRYGIPATTRASFYLYSTPAEVDALVDGLEHVRNFFG; from the coding sequence GTGACACAGCTGCCGGGCCTCCTCACCGGGTCTCATCTTCTTGACGAGGCGATCCGCAAGGACTTCCCCCTCCTGGACCGTGTGGTCCACGATGGGAAGAAGATCGTGTACCTCGACAGCGCGGCGACTTCGCAGAAGCCGCGCCAGGTGCTCGACGCCCTCAACGAGTACTACGAGCGGCACAACGCCAACGTCCACCGTGGTGTGTACACGGTGGCCGAGGAGGCCACGGCGCTGTACGAGGGCGCGCGCGACAAGGTCGCCGCGTTCATCAACGCGCCGAGCCGCGACGAGGTGATCTTCACCAAGAACGCCTCGGAGTCGCTCAACCTGGTCGCCAACATGCTGGGCTGGGCCGACGAGCCCTACCGCGTGGACCATGAGACCGAGATAGTCATCACGGAGATGGAGCACCACTCCAACATCGTGCCGTGGCAGCTGCTCTCGCAGCGGACCGGCGCGAAGCTGAAGTGGTTCGGCCTCACCGACGACGGCCGCCTTGACCTCTCCAACATCGACGAGATCATCACCGAGAAGACGAAGATCGTCTCCTTCACGCTGGTCTCGAACCTGCTGGGCACGGTCAACCCGGTCGAGGCGATCGTCCGCCGCGCCCAGGAGGTCGGCGCACTGCTGTGCATCGACGCCTCGCAGGCCGCGCCGCACATGCCGCTGGACGTCCAGGCCCTCCAGGCCGACTTCGTGGCCTTCACCGGCCACAAGATGTGCGGCCCGACCGGCATCGGCGTCCTCTGGGGCCGCCAGGAGCTGCTGGAAGACCTCCCCCCCTTCCTCGGCGGCGGCGAGATGATCGAGACGGTCTCGATGCACTCGTCGACGTACGCGCCCGCGCCGCACAAGTTCGAGGCCGGTACGCCCCCGATCGCCCAGGCCGTCGGCCTCGGCGCGGCCGTGGACTACCTCTCGGCGATCGGCATGGACAAGATCGCCGCGCATGAGCACGCGATCACCGAGTACGCGGTGAAGCGCCTCCAGGAGGTCCCCGACCTGCGGATCATCGGCCCCACCACGGCCGAGGACCGCGGCGCCGCGATCTCCTTCGTGCTGGGCGACATCCACCCGCACGACGTGGGCCAGGTCCTCGACGAGGAGGGCATCGCGGTCCGGGTCGGCCACCACTGCGCGCGCCCGGTCTGCCTGCGCTACGGAATTCCCGCGACCACGCGAGCGTCTTTCTATCTGTACTCCACGCCCGCCGAGGTCGACGCCCTGGTGGACGGCCTGGAGCACGTACGAAACTTCTTCGGCTAG
- the sufC gene encoding Fe-S cluster assembly ATPase SufC: MATLEIRDLHVTVEAENGPREILKGVDLTVKQGETHAIMGPNGSGKSTLAYSLAGHPKYTITGGTVTLDGEDVLEMSVDERARAGVFLAMQYPVEVPGVSVSNFLRTSATAVRGEAPKLRTWVKEVKSAMEQLQMDPAFAERNVNEGFSGGEKKRHEILQLELLKPKIAILDETDSGLDVDALRVVSEGVNRVRESGEVGTLLITHYTRILRYIKPDFVHVFANGRIAESGGAELADKLENEGYEAYTKGGASE; this comes from the coding sequence ATGGCAACGCTTGAAATCCGCGACCTGCACGTCACCGTGGAAGCCGAGAACGGCCCCCGGGAGATCCTCAAGGGCGTCGACCTGACCGTGAAGCAGGGCGAGACCCACGCCATCATGGGTCCCAACGGCTCCGGCAAGTCCACCCTCGCGTACTCGCTCGCGGGTCACCCCAAGTACACGATCACCGGCGGTACGGTCACGCTGGACGGCGAGGACGTCCTGGAGATGTCCGTCGACGAGCGCGCCCGCGCCGGCGTCTTCCTGGCCATGCAGTACCCGGTCGAGGTCCCTGGCGTCTCGGTCTCCAACTTCCTGCGCACCTCCGCCACCGCCGTGCGCGGCGAGGCGCCCAAGCTGCGCACCTGGGTGAAGGAGGTCAAGTCCGCCATGGAGCAGCTCCAGATGGACCCGGCCTTCGCCGAGCGCAACGTCAACGAGGGCTTCTCCGGCGGTGAGAAGAAGCGCCACGAGATCCTTCAGCTGGAGCTCCTCAAGCCGAAGATCGCGATCCTCGACGAGACCGACTCGGGCCTGGACGTCGACGCGCTGCGCGTCGTCTCCGAGGGCGTCAACCGCGTCCGCGAGAGCGGCGAGGTCGGCACCCTGCTGATCACGCACTACACGCGCATCCTGCGCTACATCAAGCCCGACTTCGTGCACGTGTTCGCGAACGGCCGCATCGCCGAGTCCGGCGGCGCCGAGCTCGCCGACAAGCTGGAGAACGAGGGCTACGAGGCTTACACGAAGGGTGGCGCATCCGAGTGA
- a CDS encoding non-heme iron oxygenase ferredoxin subunit, translated as MSAFVRVCALSELEEDTPKRVELDGTPVSLVRTEGEVFAIHDICSHANVSLSEGEVEDCQIECWLHGSTFDLRTGKPSGLPATRPVPVYPVKIEGDDVLVSVSQEN; from the coding sequence ATGTCCGCCTTCGTCCGCGTCTGCGCGCTGAGCGAGCTGGAGGAGGACACCCCGAAGCGGGTGGAACTCGACGGCACGCCGGTCTCGCTCGTCCGTACCGAGGGCGAGGTGTTCGCGATCCACGACATCTGCTCGCACGCGAACGTCTCGCTGTCGGAGGGCGAGGTCGAGGACTGCCAGATCGAGTGCTGGCTGCACGGCTCCACGTTCGACCTGCGCACCGGCAAGCCGTCGGGCCTGCCCGCGACGCGCCCCGTGCCCGTTTACCCCGTAAAGATCGAAGGGGACGATGTTCTCGTCTCCGTATCCCAGGAGAACTAA
- the sufD gene encoding Fe-S cluster assembly protein SufD, with product MAEAQNIPAGSTTAGSIAVAAESTVATRMSAPPSFDVQDFPVPHGREEEWRFTPLARLRGLHDGTAVATGDGLRVEVTAPEGVVVETVGRDDARLGRAGTPVDRIAAQAYSSFEKASVVTVPKEAVLTEPIRIAVHGEGGTVFAHQVVELGAFAEAVVVIDHTGDAVLAANVDFVLGDGAKLTVVSVQDWDDKAVHVAQHNTLIGRDASFKSVVVTFGGDLVRLHPRVSYAGTGGEAELFGLYFTDKGQHQEHRLFVDHNTPHCKSNAVYKGALQGDDAHAVWIGDVLIQAKAEGTDTYEMNRNLVLTDGARVDSVPNLEIETGEIAGAGHASATGRFDDEQLFYLMARGIPAAEARRLVVRGFFAELVQQVGVADVEERLLAKIEAELEAAV from the coding sequence ATGGCTGAGGCTCAGAACATCCCGGCGGGCTCCACCACCGCCGGCTCGATCGCGGTGGCCGCCGAGTCGACCGTCGCCACGCGCATGAGCGCCCCCCCGTCCTTCGACGTGCAGGACTTCCCGGTCCCGCACGGCCGTGAGGAGGAGTGGCGGTTCACGCCGCTGGCGCGGCTGCGCGGGCTGCACGACGGCACCGCCGTGGCGACCGGCGACGGACTGCGCGTCGAGGTGACCGCCCCCGAGGGCGTCGTCGTCGAGACCGTGGGCCGCGACGACGCGCGGCTCGGCCGGGCGGGCACGCCGGTGGACCGGATCGCCGCCCAGGCCTACTCGTCGTTCGAGAAGGCCTCGGTCGTGACCGTCCCCAAGGAGGCGGTCCTCACCGAGCCGATCCGTATCGCCGTGCACGGCGAGGGCGGCACCGTCTTCGCGCACCAGGTCGTCGAGCTCGGCGCGTTCGCCGAGGCCGTCGTGGTCATCGACCACACCGGTGACGCGGTGCTCGCCGCCAACGTGGACTTCGTCCTCGGCGACGGCGCCAAGCTGACCGTCGTCTCCGTGCAGGACTGGGACGACAAGGCCGTCCACGTCGCCCAGCACAACACGCTGATCGGCCGCGACGCCTCCTTCAAGTCCGTCGTCGTCACCTTCGGCGGCGACCTGGTCCGTCTGCACCCGCGGGTCTCCTACGCGGGCACCGGCGGCGAGGCCGAGCTGTTCGGCCTGTACTTCACCGACAAGGGCCAGCACCAGGAGCACCGGCTCTTCGTCGACCACAACACGCCGCACTGCAAGTCCAACGCCGTGTACAAGGGCGCCCTCCAGGGCGACGACGCGCACGCCGTGTGGATCGGTGACGTGCTCATCCAGGCCAAGGCCGAGGGCACCGACACCTACGAGATGAACCGCAACCTGGTCCTCACCGACGGCGCCCGCGTCGACTCCGTGCCGAACCTGGAGATCGAGACCGGCGAGATCGCCGGCGCCGGTCACGCCTCCGCCACCGGCCGCTTCGACGACGAGCAGCTGTTCTACCTGATGGCGCGCGGCATCCCCGCGGCCGAGGCCCGCCGTCTGGTGGTCCGCGGCTTCTTCGCCGAGCTGGTCCAGCAGGTCGGTGTCGCGGACGTGGAGGAGCGCCTGCTCGCCAAGATCGAGGCGGAGCTGGAGGCGGCCGTCTGA
- the sufB gene encoding Fe-S cluster assembly protein SufB: MTLPTETAHPELEGLGNYEYGWADSDAAGAVAKRGLSEDVVRDISGKKNEPEWMLKLRLKGLRLFDKKPMPKWGSDLSGIDFDNIKYFVRSTEKQAASWEDLPEDIKNTYDKLGIPEAEKQRLVAGVAAQYESEVVYHQIREDLEQQGVIFLDTDTALKEHPELFQEYFGTVIPVGDNKFASLNTAVWSGGSFIYVPKGVHVDIPLQAYFRINTENMGQFERTLIIVDEDAYVHYVEGCTAPIYSSDSLHSAVVEIIVKKGGRCRYTTIQNWSNNVYNLVTKRAVAYEGATMEWIDGNIGSKVTMKYPAVYLMGEHAKGETLSIAFAGEGQHQDAGSKMVHMAPNTSSNIVSKSVARGGGRTSYRGLVEIGEGAAGSKSNVLCDALLVDTISRSDTYPYVDVREDDVSMGHEATVSKVSEDQLFYLMSRGLTEFEAMAMIVRGFVEPIAKELPMEYALELNRLIELQMEGSVG; the protein is encoded by the coding sequence ATGACTCTCCCCACGGAGACTGCCCACCCCGAACTCGAGGGCCTGGGCAACTACGAGTACGGCTGGGCCGACTCCGACGCGGCGGGTGCCGTTGCCAAGCGCGGGCTCTCCGAGGACGTCGTCCGCGACATCTCGGGCAAGAAGAACGAGCCCGAGTGGATGCTGAAGCTGCGCCTCAAGGGCCTGCGCCTCTTCGACAAGAAGCCCATGCCGAAGTGGGGCTCGGACCTCTCGGGCATCGACTTCGACAACATCAAGTACTTCGTGCGCTCCACCGAGAAGCAGGCCGCTTCCTGGGAGGACCTGCCCGAGGACATCAAGAACACGTACGACAAGCTCGGCATCCCCGAGGCGGAGAAGCAGCGCCTCGTCGCCGGTGTCGCGGCCCAGTACGAGTCCGAGGTCGTCTACCACCAGATCCGCGAGGACCTGGAGCAGCAGGGCGTGATCTTCCTCGACACGGACACCGCGCTCAAGGAGCACCCGGAGCTCTTCCAGGAGTACTTCGGCACGGTCATCCCGGTCGGCGACAACAAGTTCGCGTCGCTGAACACGGCCGTGTGGTCCGGCGGCTCGTTCATCTACGTGCCCAAGGGCGTCCACGTCGACATCCCGCTCCAGGCCTACTTCCGTATCAACACGGAGAACATGGGCCAGTTCGAGCGGACGCTGATCATCGTCGACGAGGACGCGTACGTCCACTACGTCGAGGGCTGCACCGCCCCGATCTACTCCTCGGACTCGCTGCACAGCGCCGTCGTCGAGATCATCGTCAAGAAGGGCGGCCGCTGCCGCTACACGACGATCCAGAACTGGTCGAACAACGTCTACAACCTGGTCACCAAGCGCGCCGTGGCGTACGAGGGCGCGACCATGGAGTGGATCGACGGCAACATCGGTTCCAAGGTCACCATGAAGTACCCGGCCGTCTACCTGATGGGCGAGCACGCCAAGGGCGAGACCCTGTCCATCGCCTTCGCGGGCGAGGGCCAGCACCAGGACGCCGGCTCCAAGATGGTCCACATGGCGCCGAACACGTCCTCCAACATCGTCTCCAAGTCGGTGGCGCGAGGCGGCGGCCGCACCTCGTACCGCGGTCTGGTCGAGATCGGCGAGGGCGCGGCCGGATCGAAGTCGAACGTGCTGTGCGACGCGCTGCTCGTCGACACCATCTCCCGCTCCGACACCTACCCGTACGTGGACGTCCGCGAGGACGACGTGTCCATGGGCCACGAGGCGACCGTCTCCAAGGTCTCCGAGGACCAGCTCTTCTACCTGATGAGCCGCGGTCTGACGGAGTTCGAGGCGATGGCGATGATCGTGCGCGGCTTCGTCGAGCCGATCGCCAAGGAGCTGCCCATGGAGTACGCCCTGGAGCTCAACCGGCTGATCGAGCTGCAGATGGAGGGTTCGGTCGGCTAG
- a CDS encoding metalloregulator ArsR/SmtB family transcription factor gives MKNVGEAPQEELATGERSTRNRVARSILDHGPSTVADLAKRLGLTQAAVRRHLDALAADDIVTAREQRVYGARTRGRPAKVFALTDCGRDAFDQSYDKLAVDALRWIEKSAGGGAAGEEAVVAFARARIEAQSESYREAVEAAPPEERTEALAKALTADGYAATARSAPLPGRGEQLCQHHCPVAHAAEQFPQLCEAETEFFSRLLGTHVQRLATIAHGDGVCTTFIPHSAPQTTTESASTSTAGRNPA, from the coding sequence GTGAAAAACGTTGGCGAGGCTCCGCAGGAGGAACTCGCGACCGGTGAGCGGTCCACCCGCAACCGGGTCGCGCGCTCCATCCTGGACCACGGGCCCTCGACCGTCGCGGACCTCGCGAAGCGCCTCGGCCTCACCCAGGCTGCCGTCCGCCGCCACCTCGATGCCCTGGCGGCGGACGACATCGTCACCGCCCGGGAACAGCGGGTGTACGGGGCACGGACCCGCGGCAGGCCCGCCAAGGTCTTCGCCCTCACGGACTGCGGGCGGGACGCCTTCGACCAGTCGTACGACAAGCTGGCCGTGGACGCGCTCCGCTGGATCGAGAAGTCCGCGGGCGGCGGCGCGGCCGGCGAGGAAGCCGTCGTCGCCTTCGCCCGGGCGCGGATCGAGGCCCAGTCCGAGAGCTACCGCGAGGCTGTCGAGGCGGCGCCGCCCGAGGAGCGCACCGAGGCCCTGGCCAAGGCCTTGACCGCCGACGGGTACGCTGCTACGGCGCGCAGCGCGCCCCTCCCCGGACGGGGCGAGCAGCTCTGCCAGCACCACTGCCCGGTCGCCCACGCGGCCGAGCAGTTCCCGCAGCTGTGCGAGGCGGAGACGGAGTTCTTCTCCCGCCTGCTGGGAACCCATGTGCAGCGTCTGGCCACCATCGCCCACGGCGACGGGGTGTGCACGACGTTCATCCCGCACAGCGCACCACAGACCACCACCGAATCAGCATCCACAAGCACGGCCGGGAGGAACCCCGCATGA
- a CDS encoding ABC transporter ATP-binding protein, which yields MKSESVVQVMGLVKRYGSKTAVDGLDLRVAAGTVTAVLGPNGAGKTTTIEICEGYRRPDAGTVRVLGLDPVTEAERLRPRIGVMLQSGGVYSGARAEEMLRHMAKLHAHPLDVPALIERLGLESCGRTTYRRLSGGQQQRLALAMAVVGRPELVFLDEPTAGLDPQARRATWDLVRELRADGVSVVLTTHFMDEAEELADDVAIVDAGKVVAQGSPETLCRGGAENTLRFTGRPGLDLASLLKALPDGTAAAELTSGAYRISGTVDPQLLATVTSWCAQHGVMPDGIAVERHTLEDVFLELTGRELRR from the coding sequence ATGAAGAGCGAGTCCGTCGTCCAGGTCATGGGCCTGGTCAAACGGTACGGATCGAAGACCGCCGTGGACGGCCTCGACCTGCGGGTCGCCGCCGGGACCGTCACCGCCGTCCTCGGCCCCAACGGTGCCGGCAAGACCACCACCATCGAGATCTGCGAGGGCTACCGCAGGCCGGACGCCGGCACGGTCCGCGTCCTGGGTCTCGACCCGGTCACCGAGGCCGAGCGGCTGCGCCCGCGCATCGGCGTGATGCTCCAGTCCGGCGGCGTCTACTCCGGCGCCCGCGCCGAGGAGATGCTCCGCCACATGGCGAAGCTGCACGCCCACCCCCTCGACGTGCCCGCGCTGATCGAGCGGCTCGGCCTGGAGAGCTGCGGCCGCACCACCTACCGCCGGCTCTCCGGCGGCCAGCAGCAGCGCCTGGCGCTCGCCATGGCCGTGGTCGGCCGCCCCGAGCTGGTCTTCCTGGACGAGCCGACCGCGGGCCTTGACCCGCAGGCCCGCCGCGCCACCTGGGACCTCGTACGGGAACTGCGCGCCGACGGTGTCTCCGTCGTCCTGACCACGCACTTCATGGACGAGGCCGAGGAGCTCGCGGACGACGTGGCGATCGTCGACGCGGGCAAGGTCGTCGCCCAGGGCTCCCCCGAGACGCTCTGCCGGGGCGGCGCCGAGAACACCCTCCGCTTCACCGGCCGCCCCGGCCTCGACCTCGCCTCCCTGCTCAAGGCGCTGCCCGACGGCACGGCCGCGGCCGAGCTCACCTCGGGCGCGTACCGCATCAGCGGGACCGTCGACCCGCAGCTGCTCGCCACCGTCACCTCCTGGTGCGCCCAGCACGGCGTGATGCCCGACGGCATCGCGGTCGAACGCCACACCCTCGAAGATGTCTTTCTGGAGCTGACCGGCAGGGAGCTGCGCCGATGA
- a CDS encoding ABC transporter permease, which translates to MSAGTGTYTPNPGAAPVGRMIGAQAALETRMLLRNGEQLLLTVVIPALLLVLFSGVDIIDTGDGKSVDFLTPGVLALAVMSTAFTGQAIATGFDRRYGVLKRLGASPLPRWALMTAKTLSVLVTEVLQVVLLTVIAFALGWSPHGNPFAVLLLLVLGTAAFSGLGLLMAGTLKAEATLAAANLVFLLLLVGGGVIVPMDKFPDGVQTALGLLPISALSDGLRDVLQHGAAMPWGDLGILAVWTVLGLGAAAKFFRWE; encoded by the coding sequence ATGAGCGCCGGTACTGGTACGTACACGCCGAACCCGGGGGCCGCGCCCGTCGGCCGGATGATCGGCGCGCAGGCCGCCCTGGAGACCCGGATGCTGCTGCGCAACGGCGAGCAGCTGCTGCTCACCGTGGTCATCCCGGCGCTGCTGCTCGTGCTGTTCAGCGGGGTCGACATCATCGACACCGGCGACGGCAAGTCCGTCGACTTCCTCACCCCCGGCGTCCTCGCGCTCGCCGTGATGTCCACCGCCTTCACCGGCCAGGCCATCGCCACCGGCTTCGACCGCCGCTACGGAGTGCTCAAGCGGCTCGGGGCGTCCCCACTGCCGCGCTGGGCGCTGATGACCGCGAAGACCCTGTCGGTGCTGGTCACCGAGGTGCTCCAGGTCGTCCTGCTGACCGTGATCGCCTTCGCGCTGGGCTGGTCGCCGCACGGCAACCCGTTCGCGGTGCTCCTGCTGCTGGTCCTGGGCACGGCCGCGTTCTCCGGGCTCGGGCTGCTGATGGCGGGCACGCTCAAGGCCGAGGCGACGCTCGCCGCCGCCAATCTGGTCTTCCTGCTGCTGCTCGTGGGCGGCGGGGTCATCGTGCCGATGGACAAGTTCCCGGACGGCGTGCAGACGGCGCTCGGGCTGCTGCCCATCTCGGCCCTGTCGGACGGGCTGCGGGACGTCCTCCAGCATGGGGCCGCCATGCCCTGGGGCGACCTGGGGATCCTGGCGGTCTGGACGGTCCTGGGCCTGGGCGCGGCGGCGAAGTTCTTCCGCTGGGAGTGA
- a CDS encoding heme A synthase yields MPNVTRADVAQAVRNPLAFIAERWTPSPRTVQRAALIAVVMAVVIVVTGGAVRLTGSGLGCPTWPKCTDQSLTPTGEMNFHSAVEFGNRMLTYVLCAAVGWAIIAARAASPWRRSVTRLGWVQFWVVMGNAVLGGIVVLVGLNPYTVAAHFLLSTALLTVAMTTWQRTREGDGEPRPLVGKAVVQLTWLLVVAAGLLVAVGTVVTGAGRHAGDSSDVERIPLNWTMISQLHADLAWVVVALTVALWFVLKAVDAPIGPRNRARDLFLVLMGQGVVGYVQYFTKTPEALVALHMFGSCLVWIAVVRVLLSLRERPEVAASVPAQSDPALTRA; encoded by the coding sequence ATGCCGAACGTGACCCGAGCCGATGTGGCTCAGGCGGTGCGCAACCCGCTCGCCTTCATCGCCGAGCGGTGGACTCCGTCCCCGCGGACCGTCCAGCGCGCGGCCCTGATCGCCGTCGTCATGGCCGTCGTCATCGTGGTGACCGGCGGCGCGGTCCGGCTCACCGGGTCCGGGCTCGGCTGCCCGACCTGGCCCAAGTGCACCGACCAGAGCCTGACGCCGACCGGCGAGATGAACTTCCACAGCGCGGTCGAGTTCGGCAACCGCATGCTCACGTACGTGCTGTGCGCGGCCGTCGGCTGGGCGATCATCGCGGCCCGGGCCGCGAGCCCGTGGCGGCGCAGCGTCACCCGGCTCGGCTGGGTCCAGTTCTGGGTGGTCATGGGCAACGCGGTCCTGGGCGGCATCGTCGTCCTGGTCGGCCTCAACCCGTACACCGTGGCGGCGCACTTCCTGCTCTCCACCGCGCTCCTCACCGTCGCGATGACGACCTGGCAGCGCACCCGCGAGGGCGACGGCGAGCCGCGCCCGCTGGTGGGCAAGGCCGTGGTCCAGCTGACCTGGCTGCTGGTCGTCGCGGCGGGCCTGCTGGTCGCGGTCGGCACGGTCGTCACCGGCGCCGGGCGGCACGCGGGCGACTCCAGCGACGTGGAGCGCATCCCGCTGAACTGGACGATGATCAGCCAGCTCCACGCCGACCTGGCCTGGGTCGTGGTGGCCCTCACCGTCGCGCTCTGGTTCGTCCTGAAGGCCGTGGACGCCCCGATCGGCCCGCGCAACCGGGCCCGGGACCTGTTCCTGGTGCTGATGGGCCAGGGGGTCGTCGGCTACGTCCAGTACTTCACGAAGACGCCCGAGGCCCTCGTCGCGCTGCACATGTTCGGCTCGTGCCTGGTGTGGATCGCCGTGGTGCGCGTACTGCTGTCGCTGCGCGAGCGGCCCGAGGTCGCCGCGTCCGTCCCGGCCCAGTCAGACCCGGCGCTCACCCGCGCCTGA
- a CDS encoding amidohydrolase — protein MIDAVPQPELVDQYCHGVLRTELGLGTFETQLGRTGAPPAPGTTFFDTQTGFAVRRWCPPLLGLEAHCAPARYLARRRELGVLETVRRLLRGSGVSTYLVDTGLPGDLTGPGELAAAGAADAHEIVRLELLAEQVADTSGTVDAFLANLAEAVHTAAASAVAFISVSAVRQSLDPAPPGPGEVRGAAGRWLTRRRIQDPLEDPVLLRHLLWSAVASGRPLQLRLGMDDATGLAGFAAATNGLGTDLVLLHGYPYHRQAAHLASVFPHVYADVGPALVRTGARAADVLAELLELAPFGKLLYSSGARGLPELHVVGARQFGHALSRVLGAWVADGAWARTDAERVAAMIGAGNARRVYGLSGAGERRV, from the coding sequence ATGATCGACGCCGTGCCGCAGCCGGAGCTGGTGGACCAGTACTGCCATGGAGTGCTCCGCACCGAGCTGGGGCTCGGCACCTTCGAGACGCAGCTCGGCAGGACCGGCGCCCCGCCCGCCCCCGGCACCACGTTCTTCGACACCCAGACCGGCTTCGCCGTCCGCCGCTGGTGTCCGCCGCTGCTGGGCCTGGAGGCGCACTGCGCCCCCGCCCGCTATCTCGCCCGCCGGCGCGAGCTGGGCGTTCTGGAGACCGTCCGACGGCTGCTGCGCGGCTCGGGCGTCTCCACCTATCTGGTGGACACCGGCCTGCCGGGCGATCTGACCGGGCCGGGCGAGCTGGCCGCCGCCGGGGCCGCCGACGCCCACGAGATCGTGCGGCTGGAACTCCTCGCCGAGCAGGTCGCCGACACCTCGGGCACCGTCGACGCGTTCCTCGCCAACCTCGCCGAGGCCGTGCACACCGCGGCCGCATCGGCCGTCGCCTTCATCTCCGTGAGCGCCGTGCGCCAGAGCCTGGACCCGGCCCCGCCCGGGCCCGGCGAGGTGCGCGGCGCGGCGGGCCGCTGGCTCACCCGGCGCCGCATCCAGGACCCGCTGGAGGACCCGGTGCTGCTGCGGCACCTGCTGTGGAGCGCGGTCGCCTCGGGGCGCCCGCTCCAGCTGCGGCTCGGCATGGACGACGCGACCGGCCTCGCGGGGTTCGCCGCCGCGACCAACGGCCTGGGCACGGACCTGGTGCTGCTGCACGGCTATCCGTACCACCGCCAGGCCGCCCATCTGGCGAGCGTCTTCCCGCATGTGTACGCGGACGTGGGGCCCGCCCTGGTGCGTACGGGGGCGCGGGCCGCCGACGTCCTGGCGGAGCTCCTGGAGCTGGCGCCGTTCGGGAAGCTGCTCTACTCCAGCGGCGCGCGCGGGCTGCCCGAGCTGCATGTGGTCGGCGCCCGGCAGTTCGGCCACGCGCTGAGCCGGGTCCTGGGCGCCTGGGTGGCCGACGGGGCGTGGGCCCGTACGGACGCCGAGCGGGTCGCCGCGATGATCGGGGCGGGCAACGCCCGGCGGGTGTACGGACTGTCAGGCGCGGGTGAGCGCCGGGTCTGA